The window CTGAAAGCGACCACGGGAGTGTCACCCGATATTGACAGGGGTCCTATCCTGAGTCCACTAGTCAACTAGTGGACCGGGTGATTTCTTGATCTTCAGGATCGACCGCCGAGCCGGAGTCTCGGTCCATGTCCAGCTGGTGCAGCAGGTCCGCCAGGCGATCCGGATGGGCCGGCTCAGCCCCGGCGATCAGCTGCCGACGGCCCGCGAGGTCTCCGAGACCACCGGCATCAATCCCAACACCGTGCTCAAGGCGTACCGCGAGCTCGAGACGGCCGGCCTGGTCGAAGCACGGCAGGGATCCGGCACCTACGTCCGCCGAGACCTGGCACCGCTGCCGGACGACGCCGCGGCGTTACGGCACGAGCTGGCGGACTGGGTCGCCCGCGCCCGACGGGCCGGCCTGGACCTCACCGACATGCAGGCCCTCGTCGCCGACGTGGCGGCGGGAACGGCACCGACCACGGAGGAGGCACACCGTGTTCACTGACCACACGGTCCCGGCCCTGGACGTCGCCGACGTCACCCACCACTTCGGT of the Actinoplanes sichuanensis genome contains:
- a CDS encoding GntR family transcriptional regulator, whose translation is MIFRIDRRAGVSVHVQLVQQVRQAIRMGRLSPGDQLPTAREVSETTGINPNTVLKAYRELETAGLVEARQGSGTYVRRDLAPLPDDAAALRHELADWVARARRAGLDLTDMQALVADVAAGTAPTTEEAHRVH